One stretch of Pseudomonas sp. NC02 DNA includes these proteins:
- a CDS encoding peptide ABC transporter ATP-binding protein produces MAVVLTARDLTRHYEVSRGLFKGHALVRALNGVSFELEAGKTLAVVGESGCGKSTLARALTLIEEPSSGSLKIAGQEVAGADKAQRKQLRKDVQMVFQSPYASLNPRQKVGDQLGEPLLINTNLSAAERREKVQAMMKQVGLRPEHYQRYPHMFSGGQRQRIALARAMMLQPKVLVADEPTSALDVSIQAQVLNLFMDLQQEFNTAYVFISHNLAVVQHVADDVMVMYLGRPVEVGPKEDIYARPLHPYTQALLSATPTIHPDPNKPKIKIVGELPNPLNPPSGCAFHKRCPYATQLCSTDEPVLRPLDNRQVACHYAEQFVV; encoded by the coding sequence ATGGCCGTCGTACTTACCGCCCGCGACCTGACCCGTCACTACGAAGTGTCCCGTGGCCTGTTCAAGGGCCATGCCCTGGTGCGCGCACTCAACGGTGTGTCGTTCGAACTGGAAGCCGGCAAGACCCTCGCGGTCGTAGGCGAGTCCGGTTGCGGCAAATCCACCCTGGCCCGCGCCCTGACCCTGATTGAAGAGCCGTCTTCCGGCTCGCTGAAAATCGCCGGGCAAGAAGTCGCCGGTGCCGACAAGGCCCAGCGCAAGCAACTGCGCAAAGACGTGCAGATGGTGTTCCAGAGCCCTTACGCCTCGCTGAACCCGCGCCAGAAGGTCGGCGACCAACTGGGCGAGCCGCTGCTGATCAACACCAACCTGTCTGCCGCCGAGCGCCGGGAAAAGGTCCAGGCGATGATGAAGCAAGTGGGCCTGCGCCCTGAGCATTATCAGCGCTACCCGCACATGTTCTCCGGCGGCCAGCGCCAGCGGATCGCACTGGCGCGGGCGATGATGCTGCAACCCAAGGTGCTGGTAGCGGACGAACCGACCTCGGCCCTCGACGTATCGATCCAGGCCCAGGTGCTGAACCTGTTCATGGACCTGCAGCAGGAATTCAACACCGCCTACGTGTTCATCTCCCACAACCTCGCGGTGGTGCAGCACGTCGCCGACGACGTAATGGTGATGTACCTCGGCCGCCCGGTGGAAGTCGGTCCAAAGGAAGACATCTACGCACGCCCGCTGCACCCGTACACCCAGGCGTTGCTGTCGGCGACCCCGACCATTCATCCGGACCCGAACAAACCGAAGATCAAAATCGTCGGCGAGTTGCCCAACCCGTTGAACCCGCCATCCGGCTGCGCCTTCCACAAGCGCTGCCCGTACGCGACCCAGCTGTGCAGCACCGATGAACCGGTGCTGCGACCTCTGGACAACCGTCAGGTGGCTTGCCACTACGCGGAGCAATTTGTGGTCTGA
- a CDS encoding ABC transporter ATP-binding protein, translating into MSLLEIKNLNVRFGDKTAVPVVDGLDISVDKGEVLAIVGESGSGKSVTMMALMGLIEHPGIVTADALNFDGKDMLKLSNRQRRQIVGKDLAMVFQDPMTALNPSYTVGFQIEEVLRLHLKMSGKQARKRAIELLEKVEIPGAASRMDAYPHQLSGGMSQRVAIAMAIAGEPKLLIADEPTTALDVTIQAQIMDLLLALQKEQNMGLVLITHDLAVVAETAQRVCVMYAGQAVEVGQVPQLFDIPAHPYSEALLKAIPEHSLGATRLATLPGIVPGRYDRPQGCLLSPRCPYVQESCRAQRPGLDPKSNSLARCFYPLNQEVA; encoded by the coding sequence ATGTCACTGCTAGAAATCAAGAATCTCAATGTCCGCTTCGGCGACAAGACCGCCGTGCCGGTGGTCGATGGCCTCGACATCTCCGTCGACAAAGGTGAAGTACTGGCGATCGTTGGCGAGTCGGGTTCGGGTAAATCCGTGACCATGATGGCGCTGATGGGCCTGATCGAGCACCCCGGTATCGTCACCGCCGACGCCCTGAACTTCGACGGCAAGGACATGCTCAAGCTGAGCAACCGCCAGCGTCGGCAGATCGTCGGCAAAGACCTGGCGATGGTGTTCCAGGACCCGATGACCGCCCTGAACCCCAGCTACACCGTGGGTTTCCAGATCGAAGAAGTGCTGCGCCTGCATTTGAAAATGTCCGGCAAGCAAGCGCGCAAGCGTGCCATCGAACTGCTCGAAAAGGTGGAAATCCCGGGCGCAGCCAGCCGTATGGATGCCTACCCGCACCAGTTGTCCGGTGGTATGAGCCAGCGTGTGGCCATCGCCATGGCGATTGCCGGCGAGCCGAAACTGCTGATCGCCGATGAACCGACCACCGCCCTCGACGTAACCATCCAGGCCCAGATCATGGACCTGCTGCTGGCCTTGCAGAAAGAGCAGAACATGGGCCTGGTGCTGATCACCCACGACCTCGCGGTAGTGGCTGAAACCGCCCAGCGCGTGTGCGTGATGTATGCCGGCCAGGCCGTGGAAGTCGGCCAGGTGCCTCAGTTGTTCGACATCCCGGCGCACCCGTACAGCGAAGCGTTGCTCAAGGCGATCCCCGAGCACAGCCTCGGCGCCACGCGCCTGGCCACGCTGCCGGGTATCGTTCCCGGCCGTTATGACCGCCCGCAGGGTTGCCTGCTGTCGCCGCGGTGCCCGTATGTGCAGGAGTCCTGCCGCGCCCAACGCCCGGGCCTTGACCCGAAAAGCAACAGCCTTGCCCGCTGCTTCTACCCGCTGAATCAGGAGGTGGCGTAA
- a CDS encoding ABC transporter permease, which translates to MEFLNAFSHLDWAQVLHLTWQHITLVGIAVILAIVVGVPLGVLMTRFPTLAGPLQASATVLLTVPSIALFGLLLPFYSKFGQGLGPMPAITAVFLYSLLPIMRNTYLALTGVEPGIREAAKGIGMTFGQRLRMVELPIAVPVILAGVRTAVVMNIGVMTIAATIGAGGLGVLILASISRSDMSMLIVGAVLVSLLAIFADLLLQWLQRTLTPKGLLK; encoded by the coding sequence ATGGAATTCCTGAACGCCTTTTCCCATCTTGATTGGGCCCAAGTCCTGCACCTGACCTGGCAGCACATCACCCTGGTCGGCATTGCAGTGATCCTCGCAATCGTCGTCGGCGTGCCCCTGGGCGTGCTGATGACCCGCTTCCCGACGCTCGCCGGCCCATTGCAAGCCAGTGCCACGGTGTTGCTGACCGTGCCGTCGATTGCGCTGTTCGGCCTGCTGCTGCCGTTCTACTCCAAGTTCGGCCAGGGCCTGGGGCCAATGCCGGCGATCACCGCCGTGTTCCTCTATTCCCTGTTGCCCATCATGCGTAACACCTACCTCGCCCTCACCGGCGTTGAGCCAGGCATTCGCGAGGCCGCCAAAGGCATCGGCATGACCTTCGGCCAGCGCTTGCGCATGGTCGAGCTGCCGATTGCCGTACCGGTGATCCTCGCCGGTGTGCGCACCGCCGTCGTCATGAACATTGGTGTGATGACCATCGCCGCCACCATCGGCGCCGGTGGCCTGGGTGTACTTATTCTGGCTTCCATCAGCCGCAGCGACATGTCGATGCTGATCGTTGGCGCCGTGCTGGTCAGTCTCCTGGCCATCTTCGCCGACCTGCTTCTGCAATGGCTGCAACGCACGCTGACTCCAAAAGGACTGCTCAAATGA
- a CDS encoding peptide chain release factor 3: MTHQAAEVAKRRTFAIISHPDAGKTTITEKLLLMGKAIAVAGTVKSRKSDRHATSDWMEMEKQRGISITTSVMQFPYRDHMINLLDTPGHEDFSEDTYRTLTAVDSALMVLDGGKGVEPRTIALMDVCRLRDTPIVSFINKLDRDIRDPIELLDEIEAVLKIKAAPITWPIGCYRDFKGVYHLADDYIIVYTAGHGHERTDVKIIEKLDSDEARAHLGDEYDRFVDQLELVQGACHEFNQQEFLDGQLTPVFFGTALGNFGVDHVLDAVVNWAPKPLARVANERTVEPVEEKFAGFVFKIQANMDPKHRDRIAFMRICSGKYEKGMKMRHVRTGKDVRIGDALTFFSSEREQLEEAYAGDIIGLHNHGTIQIGDTFTEGEVLGFTGIPHFAPELFRRVRLRDPLKSKQLRQGLQQLAEEGATQVFFPERSNDIILGAVGVLQFDVVASRLKEEYKVECSYEPITVYSARWIDCSDKKKLEEFKIKAVENLAIDGGGHLTYLAPTRVNLALMEERWPDVKFRATREHH; this comes from the coding sequence ATGACCCACCAGGCCGCCGAAGTCGCGAAACGCCGCACTTTCGCCATTATTTCCCACCCCGATGCCGGTAAAACCACCATCACCGAAAAGCTGTTGCTGATGGGCAAGGCGATCGCGGTGGCCGGCACGGTGAAATCCCGTAAATCCGACCGCCATGCCACCTCCGACTGGATGGAAATGGAAAAACAGCGCGGTATTTCCATTACCACGTCGGTCATGCAGTTCCCGTATCGCGATCACATGATCAACCTCCTCGACACCCCGGGCCACGAAGACTTCTCCGAAGACACCTACCGCACCCTGACGGCGGTGGACTCGGCACTGATGGTCCTCGACGGCGGTAAAGGCGTCGAGCCGCGCACCATCGCGCTGATGGACGTGTGCCGCCTGCGGGACACGCCGATTGTCAGCTTTATCAACAAACTCGACCGTGACATCCGCGACCCGATCGAACTGCTGGACGAAATCGAAGCCGTCCTGAAGATCAAGGCCGCGCCGATCACCTGGCCGATTGGTTGCTACCGCGACTTCAAGGGCGTGTACCACCTGGCCGACGACTACATCATTGTGTACACCGCTGGCCACGGCCACGAACGTACCGATGTGAAAATCATCGAGAAGCTCGACTCCGACGAAGCCCGCGCCCACCTGGGTGACGAGTACGACCGGTTTGTCGACCAGCTGGAACTGGTGCAGGGCGCCTGCCACGAGTTCAACCAGCAGGAATTCCTCGACGGCCAGCTGACGCCGGTGTTCTTCGGTACCGCCCTGGGCAACTTCGGTGTCGACCACGTGCTGGATGCCGTGGTCAATTGGGCCCCCAAGCCGCTGGCCCGGGTTGCCAACGAGCGTACCGTGGAGCCTGTGGAAGAGAAATTCGCCGGCTTCGTGTTCAAGATCCAGGCGAACATGGACCCCAAGCACCGCGACCGTATCGCCTTCATGCGTATCTGCTCCGGCAAATACGAAAAAGGCATGAAGATGCGCCACGTGCGTACCGGCAAGGACGTGCGCATCGGCGACGCCCTGACCTTTTTCTCCTCCGAGCGTGAGCAACTGGAAGAAGCGTATGCCGGCGATATCATCGGCTTGCACAACCACGGCACCATCCAGATCGGTGACACCTTCACCGAAGGCGAAGTGCTGGGCTTCACCGGTATCCCGCACTTCGCCCCGGAACTGTTCCGCCGCGTACGCCTGCGTGACCCGCTGAAATCCAAGCAACTGCGCCAAGGTTTGCAGCAGTTGGCGGAAGAGGGTGCCACCCAGGTGTTCTTCCCGGAGCGCAGCAACGACATCATCCTCGGCGCCGTCGGTGTGCTGCAGTTCGATGTAGTGGCCAGTCGCCTGAAAGAGGAATACAAGGTGGAATGCTCCTATGAGCCGATCACCGTGTACTCCGCGCGCTGGATCGACTGCAGCGATAAGAAGAAGCTGGAAGAGTTCAAGATCAAGGCCGTGGAAAACCTGGCGATCGACGGCGGTGGTCACCTGACCTACCTGGCCCCAACCCGGGTCAACCTGGCGCTGATGGAAGAGCGCTGGCCGGATGTGAAATTCCGCGCGACCCGTGAGCATCACTAA
- a CDS encoding ABC transporter permease has product MCSPTKEKRSPPVAIRYGKGLIGGAVVVALLALLVHWIGINTIELYRDDLLFYLQAHLILVLVSMLAALIVGIPAGILLSRPNMVGRAERFMQIFNIGNTVPPLAVLAIALGVLGIGSGPAIFALFLASLLPIVRNTYEGLKNVQGSLKEAAVGIGMTPRQVLFRVELPNAVPIIIGGVRVALAINVGTAPLAFLIGANSLGSLIFPGIALNNQPQLLLGAACTALLALLLDGLVTMASRLWLERGLRPS; this is encoded by the coding sequence ATGTGTTCGCCGACAAAAGAAAAAAGGAGTCCGCCTGTGGCTATTCGCTATGGCAAAGGGCTGATAGGAGGAGCGGTTGTCGTCGCTCTCCTGGCCCTGCTGGTCCACTGGATCGGCATCAACACGATCGAACTGTACCGCGACGATTTGTTGTTTTACCTGCAAGCTCACTTGATCCTCGTCCTTGTTTCGATGCTGGCCGCCCTGATCGTAGGGATTCCCGCCGGTATCCTGCTGAGCCGACCCAACATGGTCGGGCGCGCAGAACGCTTCATGCAGATCTTCAACATCGGCAATACCGTCCCTCCCCTGGCCGTACTGGCCATCGCCCTCGGTGTCCTTGGCATCGGCAGCGGCCCCGCGATCTTCGCGCTGTTCCTCGCCTCGTTGCTGCCCATCGTGCGCAACACCTATGAAGGCCTGAAAAACGTTCAAGGTTCCCTGAAAGAAGCCGCCGTCGGCATCGGCATGACGCCGCGCCAGGTGCTGTTTCGCGTGGAATTGCCCAACGCCGTGCCGATCATCATCGGTGGTGTACGCGTGGCCCTGGCGATCAACGTCGGTACCGCGCCCCTGGCGTTCCTGATTGGCGCCAACAGCCTGGGCAGCCTGATCTTCCCCGGCATCGCCCTGAACAATCAGCCGCAACTGCTGCTCGGCGCCGCATGCACCGCGCTGCTGGCCTTGCTGCTCGACGGTCTGGTGACCATGGCCAGCCGCCTTTGGCTGGAACGCGGGTTGCGTCCGTCTTAA
- a CDS encoding betaine/proline/choline family ABC transporter ATP-binding protein (Members of the family are the ATP-binding subunit of ABC transporters for substrates such as betaine, L-proline or other amino acids, choline, carnitine, etc. The substrate specificity is best determined from the substrate-binding subunit, rather than this subunit, as it interacts with the permease subunit and not with substrate directly.) produces MIELQNLTKTFQSNGKTITAVDSVSLTVNEGEICVFLGPSGCGKSTTLKMINRLIKPTSGKILINGEDTTDLDEVTLRRNIGYVIQQIGLFPNMTIEENIVVVPKLLGWDKQKCHDRARELMSMIKLEPKQYLHRYPRELSGGQQQRIGVIRALAADAPLLLMDEPFGAVDPINREMIQNEFFEMQRALNKTVIMVSHDIDEAIKLGDKIAIFRAGKLLQIDHPDTLLAHPADEFVSNFVGQDSTLKRLLLVKAEDAADNAPSVSPETPVADALEQMDELDRRYVVVTDAENKALGYVRRRDLHRQTGTCGQYLREFNATAAYDEHLRILLSRMYEFNRSWLPVMDAERVFLGEVTQESIAEYLSSGKSRGGKTSIVSPAETALA; encoded by the coding sequence ATGATCGAACTTCAAAACCTGACCAAGACCTTCCAAAGCAACGGCAAGACCATCACCGCCGTTGATTCCGTAAGCCTGACCGTCAACGAAGGCGAAATTTGCGTATTCCTCGGCCCCTCGGGCTGCGGCAAGAGCACCACGCTGAAGATGATCAACCGCCTGATCAAGCCGACCTCCGGCAAGATCCTGATCAACGGCGAAGACACCACCGACCTCGACGAAGTGACCCTGCGTCGCAACATCGGCTACGTGATCCAGCAGATCGGTCTGTTCCCGAACATGACCATCGAAGAGAACATCGTGGTGGTGCCCAAGCTGCTGGGCTGGGACAAGCAGAAATGCCACGACCGCGCCCGCGAGTTGATGAGCATGATCAAGCTCGAACCCAAGCAGTACCTGCATCGCTACCCGCGTGAACTGTCCGGCGGCCAGCAACAGCGGATCGGCGTGATCCGCGCCCTGGCGGCGGATGCACCGTTGCTGCTGATGGATGAGCCGTTCGGCGCGGTCGACCCGATCAACCGCGAGATGATCCAGAACGAGTTTTTCGAGATGCAGCGCGCGCTGAACAAGACCGTGATCATGGTCAGCCACGACATCGACGAAGCCATCAAGCTGGGTGACAAGATCGCGATCTTCCGCGCCGGCAAGCTGCTGCAGATCGACCACCCGGACACCCTGCTGGCCCACCCTGCCGACGAATTCGTCAGCAACTTCGTTGGCCAGGACAGCACCCTCAAGCGCCTGCTGCTGGTGAAGGCTGAAGATGCGGCGGACAACGCGCCGTCGGTCAGCCCGGAAACCCCGGTGGCGGATGCCCTGGAGCAGATGGATGAGTTGGACCGTCGCTACGTGGTGGTCACCGATGCCGAGAACAAGGCCCTGGGTTATGTGCGACGTCGCGACCTGCATCGTCAGACCGGTACCTGCGGCCAGTACCTGCGGGAATTCAACGCCACGGCGGCGTATGACGAGCATTTGCGCATCCTGCTGTCGCGGATGTACGAGTTCAACCGCTCGTGGTTGCCGGTGATGGATGCGGAGCGGGTGTTCCTCGGGGAAGTGACCCAGGAGTCGATTGCCGAGTACCTGAGTTCCGGTAAGTCCCGTGGGGGCAAGACCAGCATTGTGTCGCCTGCCGAGACAGCACTGGCCTGA
- a CDS encoding ABC transporter permease subunit — MFSFIARRLGLLIPTFFGITLLTFALIRMIPGDPVEVMMGERRVDPEMHAQAMERLGLNKPLYAQYLDYVGKLAHGDLGESLRTRTSVWTEFTALFPATLELSMAALLFAGILGLLAGVIAALKRGSLFDHGVMGISLAGYSMPIFWWGLILIMFFSVSLGWTPVSGRIDLLYDIEPRTGFMLIDTLLADEPDAFWDALHHLILPAIVLGTIPLAVIARMTRSSMLEVLREDYIRTAKAKGLSPARVVFVHGLRNALIPVLTVVGLQVGTLLAGAVLTETIFSWPGIGKWLIEAIGARDYPVVQNGILLIACLVILVNFVVDILYGFANPRIRHQR; from the coding sequence ATGTTTAGTTTTATTGCCCGCCGATTGGGGTTATTGATCCCCACGTTTTTCGGCATCACCTTGCTGACCTTCGCGTTGATTCGCATGATCCCTGGCGACCCCGTCGAAGTCATGATGGGCGAACGACGAGTCGACCCCGAGATGCACGCTCAGGCAATGGAACGCCTTGGTCTGAATAAACCGCTCTACGCGCAATACCTGGATTATGTCGGCAAGCTCGCCCACGGCGACCTCGGCGAATCCCTGCGCACCCGTACCAGCGTGTGGACTGAATTCACCGCCCTTTTCCCTGCGACCCTGGAACTGTCCATGGCCGCCCTGTTGTTCGCCGGCATCCTGGGGCTGTTAGCCGGGGTGATCGCGGCCTTGAAGCGAGGATCCCTGTTCGACCATGGGGTGATGGGCATCTCCCTGGCGGGATATTCGATGCCGATCTTCTGGTGGGGCCTGATCCTGATCATGTTCTTCTCCGTCAGCCTGGGCTGGACGCCAGTCTCCGGACGGATCGACCTGCTCTACGACATCGAGCCGCGCACCGGCTTCATGCTGATCGACACCCTGCTGGCCGACGAGCCGGACGCATTCTGGGACGCGCTGCACCACCTGATCCTGCCGGCCATCGTGCTCGGCACCATCCCGCTGGCTGTTATCGCGCGGATGACCCGTTCGTCGATGCTCGAAGTACTGCGCGAAGACTACATCCGCACCGCCAAGGCCAAGGGCCTGTCGCCGGCGCGCGTGGTGTTCGTCCACGGCCTGCGTAACGCCTTGATCCCGGTACTCACCGTGGTCGGCCTGCAAGTCGGCACATTGCTGGCGGGTGCGGTCCTGACCGAAACCATCTTCTCGTGGCCCGGCATCGGTAAATGGCTGATCGAAGCCATTGGCGCACGGGATTATCCCGTGGTGCAAAACGGCATCCTGTTAATCGCCTGCCTGGTGATTCTGGTGAACTTCGTGGTGGATATCCTCTACGGCTTCGCTAACCCACGCATCCGTCACCAGCGCTGA
- a CDS encoding ABC transporter permease subunit, protein MTTPTPAVAVDQSLLYPSPYKEFWQAFSKNKGAVAGLLFMLLVVFCALFAPWVAPHNPSEQYRDFLLTPPAWLEGGQIQFLLGTDELGRDLLSRLIQGSRLSLLIGLSSVVMSLIPGILLGLFAGFFPRLLGPTIMRLMDIMLALPSLLLAVAIVAILGPGLINTVIAIAIVSLPSYVRLTRAAVMGELNRDYVTAARLAGAGLPRLMFVTVLPNCMAPLIVQATLSFSSAILDAAALGFLGLGVQPPTPEWGTMLASARDYIERAWWVVSLPGLTILLSVLAINLMGDGLRDALDPKLKNAA, encoded by the coding sequence ATGACCACACCTACTCCCGCGGTAGCAGTCGATCAAAGCCTGCTGTACCCGTCCCCGTACAAAGAATTCTGGCAAGCCTTTTCCAAGAACAAGGGCGCCGTTGCCGGCCTGCTGTTCATGTTGCTGGTGGTGTTTTGCGCGCTGTTCGCCCCTTGGGTGGCCCCGCATAACCCGAGCGAGCAATACCGTGACTTCCTGCTGACCCCTCCGGCCTGGCTGGAAGGTGGGCAGATCCAGTTCCTGCTGGGCACCGATGAACTGGGCCGTGACCTGCTGTCGCGCCTGATCCAGGGTTCGCGCCTGTCGCTGTTGATCGGCTTGTCGTCGGTGGTGATGTCGCTAATCCCGGGGATCCTGCTGGGCCTGTTCGCCGGTTTCTTCCCGCGCCTGCTCGGCCCGACCATCATGCGCCTGATGGACATTATGCTGGCCCTGCCGTCGCTGCTGCTGGCTGTGGCGATTGTCGCGATCCTCGGCCCTGGCCTGATCAACACCGTGATTGCGATCGCGATCGTGTCGCTGCCGTCCTATGTCCGTCTGACCCGCGCTGCGGTGATGGGCGAACTGAACCGTGACTACGTGACTGCCGCCCGCCTCGCCGGCGCCGGCCTGCCGCGCCTGATGTTCGTCACCGTGCTGCCGAACTGCATGGCGCCGCTGATCGTTCAGGCCACCCTGAGTTTCTCCTCGGCGATTCTCGATGCTGCCGCCCTGGGCTTCCTGGGCCTTGGCGTACAACCGCCAACCCCTGAGTGGGGCACCATGCTGGCCTCGGCCCGCGACTATATCGAACGCGCCTGGTGGGTCGTGAGCCTGCCTGGCTTGACCATTTTGCTCAGCGTGCTGGCAATCAACCTGATGGGCGACGGCCTGCGCGATGCGCTGGACCCGAAACTCAAGAACGCCGCCTGA
- a CDS encoding glycine betaine ABC transporter substrate-binding protein, translating into MKKLTLILSCVLLFAGFAQAAEKPVIRIGARVFTEQTLLAEITSQYLRTKGYDTRVTGGLGSNLARSAQESGQLDLIWEYTGVSLVAYNHVDEKLDSEQSYARVKELDAKKGLVWLSPSKFSNTYALALPENVAKEFPQINSISDLTAALAEKTKENRLVALDTEFANRSDGMAGMVKLYDMNLTRKNTRQMDAGLVYTALRNGQVFAGLVYTTDGRLNAFKLKLLEDDKHYFPDYTAAPVVRQVYLDAHPQLAADLKPLAALFDDETMRQLNARVDVDHESPSAVAADFLRQHPIN; encoded by the coding sequence ATGAAAAAACTGACATTGATATTGAGCTGCGTCCTGCTGTTCGCAGGGTTTGCGCAAGCCGCTGAAAAACCGGTCATCCGCATCGGTGCCCGGGTGTTCACTGAACAGACCCTGCTCGCCGAAATCACCTCCCAGTACCTGCGCACCAAGGGTTACGACACCCGTGTGACCGGCGGCCTGGGCAGCAACCTGGCACGCAGTGCCCAGGAAAGCGGGCAACTGGACCTGATCTGGGAATACACCGGCGTGTCGCTGGTGGCCTACAACCACGTCGACGAGAAGCTCGACAGCGAACAGTCCTACGCCCGAGTGAAAGAACTCGACGCGAAAAAAGGCCTGGTCTGGCTCTCCCCGTCGAAATTCAGCAACACCTACGCCCTGGCCCTGCCAGAGAACGTGGCCAAGGAATTCCCGCAGATCAACAGCATCAGCGACCTGACCGCGGCACTGGCCGAGAAAACCAAGGAAAACCGCCTGGTGGCCCTGGACACCGAGTTCGCCAACCGTTCCGACGGCATGGCCGGCATGGTCAAGCTGTACGACATGAACCTGACCCGCAAGAACACCCGGCAGATGGACGCCGGCCTGGTGTACACCGCGCTGCGTAATGGCCAGGTGTTTGCCGGCTTGGTCTACACCACCGACGGTCGCCTGAACGCCTTCAAATTGAAGCTGCTGGAAGACGACAAGCACTACTTCCCGGACTACACCGCCGCGCCGGTGGTGCGTCAGGTTTACCTCGATGCCCATCCGCAACTGGCCGCTGATCTCAAGCCACTGGCTGCGCTGTTCGACGACGAAACCATGCGCCAGCTGAACGCGCGGGTCGACGTCGACCACGAAAGCCCGTCCGCCGTGGCCGCAGATTTCCTGCGCCAGCATCCGATCAACTAA